From Gemmatimonadaceae bacterium, the proteins below share one genomic window:
- a CDS encoding cob(I)yrinic acid a,c-diamide adenosyltransferase → MTLKIYTKTGDKGDTGLFGGGRVPKDHPRVSAYGEVDELNAVIGMARSVEMMPRIDEVLAPIQRDLFSIGALLATPDVEKMHEQLTKARISDARITQMEQAIDDGEAELEPLKAFILPGGTPKAAALHVARTVCRRAERAVITLQRDTELPPIVFVYLNRLSDLLFVLARVANRRAGAGEVAW, encoded by the coding sequence ATGACGCTCAAGATCTACACGAAGACCGGCGACAAGGGCGACACGGGCCTCTTCGGCGGCGGCCGCGTGCCCAAGGACCACCCGCGCGTGAGCGCCTACGGCGAGGTGGACGAGTTGAACGCCGTGATCGGAATGGCGCGCTCGGTCGAGATGATGCCGCGCATCGATGAGGTGCTGGCGCCGATCCAGCGCGACCTCTTTTCCATCGGCGCGTTGCTCGCCACGCCGGACGTGGAGAAGATGCACGAGCAACTCACCAAGGCCCGCATCTCCGACGCGCGAATCACGCAGATGGAGCAGGCGATCGACGACGGCGAGGCTGAGCTCGAGCCGCTGAAGGCGTTCATCCTGCCGGGCGGGACGCCGAAAGCGGCGGCGCTGCACGTGGCCCGCACGGTCTGCCGCCGGGCCGAGCGCGCGGTGATCACGCTGCAGCGCGACACGGAACTGCCGCCGATCGTGTTCGTGTACCTGAACCGTCTCTCCGACCTGCTCTTCGTGCTGGCGCGCGTGGCGAACCGCCGCGCCGGGGCGGGCGAAGTTGCCTGGTAG
- a CDS encoding BamA/TamA family outer membrane protein, with product MRRRRALYLFLASLTLGTPALVAAQETRCDRGDLEVADLVFEGNTQFSDAELAAGIVTTPSTTLRRLLRFVGTKHCLDADQLPLDVQRLRLWYRNHGFLDVSVDTSRREMSRNRIAVTFRIDEGPPMLVDTLRIEGLDAVPERPELIADLPVRVGGLFDRYATAAARDSLTRRLRDNGYPDAEAFVGFDTRTADRRATVLLTVSPGPRVHIGSIELEHLGRAGGAPEVRRSAVRRLMGLQAGDLYRERDLERAKRVLYQSEAFTQVLVEPGAISDSSIAVNVALQEGFLRAARLGGGWGSLDCFRTTADLTNYNVLGSATRMEFRGRVSKIGIGDPLAGAESLCPQAQKDIYSRNLNYYAGATLSRPLLTRASLVPSFSLYSERRSEYSAFLRTTPVGGSVALTQSLPDISRGLGYSVEYGKTEAQPALYCAVFNACESADRAALQRLFRLAVLSASGSFERTDDPVEPRLGFVTRGEIRHASQYVGAEPGLEFSRATLDASAYVPLGPDIVLATRVRLGAVFGSTLSLSDAAAFVPPQERLFAGGPTSVRGFRQNELGPAVYIPTSFDTLNVDGTQAPAVPVPGQTYYFRANADEVGQRAVPTGGNTLLVGNAELRFASPFLSNLLRWTVFGDIGELWNRGAGRTLAFKSIKLTPGAGFRLRTPIGFLRVDMAYNPYDPSSGSAYYDAPILAGGQLFCVSPGNTLPVTLVGAQLVQAQGNCPGGYAPRRQRGLFGRWTPSFAIGQAF from the coding sequence GTGCGGCGGCGACGCGCGCTCTACCTGTTTCTCGCGTCGCTGACGCTCGGCACCCCGGCCCTGGTCGCGGCGCAGGAGACGCGTTGCGACCGCGGCGACCTGGAGGTGGCCGACCTCGTCTTCGAGGGCAACACGCAGTTCTCCGACGCCGAGTTGGCAGCGGGCATCGTGACCACGCCGTCCACGACGCTGCGGCGACTGCTGCGCTTCGTGGGCACCAAGCATTGCCTCGACGCGGACCAGTTGCCGCTCGACGTGCAGCGGCTGCGCCTTTGGTATCGCAACCACGGCTTTCTCGATGTGTCCGTGGACACCTCGCGGCGCGAGATGAGTCGCAACCGCATCGCGGTGACCTTCCGCATCGACGAGGGCCCGCCGATGCTGGTGGACACGCTGCGCATCGAGGGTCTTGATGCCGTGCCCGAGCGGCCCGAGCTGATCGCGGATCTGCCCGTGCGGGTCGGCGGGCTCTTCGACCGCTACGCCACGGCCGCCGCGCGAGATAGTCTGACGCGGCGGTTGCGCGACAACGGCTATCCGGACGCCGAGGCCTTCGTTGGCTTCGACACGCGGACCGCGGACCGACGCGCCACGGTGCTGCTCACGGTGTCGCCGGGTCCGCGCGTGCACATCGGTTCCATCGAGCTGGAGCATCTGGGCCGGGCCGGCGGTGCGCCCGAGGTGCGCCGCTCGGCCGTGCGCCGCCTGATGGGGCTGCAGGCCGGTGACCTGTACCGCGAGCGCGACCTGGAGCGCGCCAAGCGGGTGCTCTACCAGAGCGAGGCGTTCACACAGGTGTTGGTGGAGCCGGGGGCCATCAGCGACTCCAGCATCGCCGTCAATGTGGCGCTGCAGGAAGGCTTTCTGCGCGCGGCGCGGCTTGGCGGCGGTTGGGGCTCGCTGGACTGCTTCCGTACCACGGCTGACCTCACGAACTACAATGTCCTCGGCTCCGCGACGCGCATGGAGTTCCGCGGCCGCGTCTCGAAGATCGGGATCGGCGATCCCCTGGCCGGGGCGGAATCCCTCTGCCCGCAGGCGCAGAAGGACATCTACAGCCGAAACCTCAACTACTACGCGGGGGCCACACTCTCGCGTCCGTTGCTCACGCGGGCCAGCCTCGTCCCCTCGTTCTCGCTCTACTCGGAGCGTCGCTCGGAGTACAGCGCCTTCCTGCGCACCACGCCGGTCGGTGGCTCGGTGGCGCTGACGCAGAGCCTGCCGGACATCAGTCGAGGCCTTGGCTACAGCGTGGAGTACGGAAAGACGGAGGCGCAGCCCGCGCTCTACTGCGCGGTGTTCAACGCCTGCGAGAGCGCGGACCGGGCGGCGCTGCAGCGCCTGTTCCGGCTCGCCGTGCTCAGCGCCTCGGGCAGCTTCGAGCGCACGGACGATCCGGTGGAGCCGCGCCTGGGCTTCGTCACGCGCGGCGAGATCCGCCACGCCTCGCAGTACGTGGGAGCCGAACCGGGCCTCGAGTTCAGCCGCGCGACGCTCGACGCCTCCGCCTATGTGCCGCTCGGTCCGGACATCGTGCTCGCCACGCGCGTGCGTCTGGGTGCCGTGTTCGGCAGCACGCTCTCGCTCTCCGACGCGGCCGCCTTCGTGCCGCCACAGGAACGCCTCTTCGCCGGCGGCCCGACCTCGGTACGCGGCTTTCGCCAGAACGAGCTCGGCCCGGCGGTCTACATCCCCACGTCCTTCGACACGTTGAATGTGGATGGCACGCAGGCGCCGGCCGTTCCCGTGCCCGGCCAGACCTACTACTTCCGCGCCAACGCCGATGAGGTCGGGCAGCGCGCCGTGCCGACGGGCGGCAACACCTTGTTGGTTGGCAACGCCGAGCTGCGATTCGCCAGCCCGTTCCTCTCGAACCTCCTGCGCTGGACCGTCTTCGGCGACATCGGCGAGCTGTGGAACCGCGGCGCGGGCCGCACGCTGGCGTTCAAGTCGATCAAGCTCACGCCCGGCGCCGGATTCCGCCTGCGCACGCCGATCGGCTTCCTGCGCGTGGACATGGCCTACAACCCCTACGATCCCTCGAGCGGCTCGGCGTACTACGACGCGCCAATCCTTGCGGGCGGGCAGCTCTTCTGCGTCAGCCCCGGCAACACGCTGCCGGTGACGTTGGTCGGTGCGCAGCTGGTCCAGGCACAGGGCAACTGTCCGGGCGGCTACGCGCCGCGTCGCCAGCGTGGGCTTTTTGGCCGGTGGACCCCCTCGTTCGCCATCGGCCAGGCCTTCTGA
- the aroB gene encoding 3-dehydroquinate synthase translates to MTTRLELHGASIEIAPGSLATLGQRIATLHPGHRVAIVADQTVAHLHGAKAIASLVTEGLALGSTQGGTVAPAVFTFPAGEQHKTRDTWASLTDKLIAAGLRRDSVLIALGGGVTGDLTGFIAATFLRGVPFVQVPTSLLAMIDAAIGGKTGVDTSAGKNLVGAFHQPSLVLVDPTLLRTLPTVHLRGGLAEAIKHGVIADASYFSWITASLREILHGDQTDDATFQRLVQRSIEIKVEIVASDEREAGRRKHLNFGHTLGHAIEHVTGYGVPHGDAVAIGMVAEAMLAERIGVAEKGTADTIATVCDAAGLPVRLPDGLAAAEVVTATRTDKKTRGGKVEYALPESIGRMSASDKGFAIAVPEPDVLRTLQHL, encoded by the coding sequence ATGACCACGCGCCTCGAACTGCACGGCGCCAGCATCGAGATCGCTCCGGGTTCGCTGGCCACGCTCGGCCAGCGCATCGCGACGCTGCATCCCGGGCATCGCGTGGCCATCGTCGCGGACCAGACGGTGGCGCACCTGCACGGGGCCAAGGCAATCGCGAGCTTGGTCACGGAAGGTCTCGCGCTCGGAAGCACACAGGGCGGCACCGTGGCGCCGGCGGTGTTCACGTTTCCCGCTGGCGAGCAGCACAAGACCCGCGATACCTGGGCCTCGCTCACCGACAAGCTCATCGCCGCAGGGCTGCGCCGCGACTCGGTGCTCATCGCGCTTGGCGGTGGTGTCACCGGGGACCTCACCGGGTTCATCGCCGCGACCTTCCTGCGCGGCGTGCCCTTCGTGCAGGTCCCGACCTCGCTGCTGGCAATGATCGACGCGGCGATCGGCGGCAAGACGGGCGTGGACACCAGCGCCGGAAAGAACCTCGTCGGCGCATTTCACCAACCGTCGTTGGTGCTTGTCGACCCGACGCTGCTCCGCACGCTACCCACCGTGCACCTGCGCGGTGGCCTGGCCGAGGCGATCAAGCACGGCGTGATTGCCGATGCTTCGTATTTCTCCTGGATCACGGCCTCGCTGCGCGAGATCCTGCACGGAGACCAGACCGACGATGCAACGTTTCAACGGCTCGTGCAGCGCTCGATCGAGATCAAGGTGGAGATCGTCGCGTCCGACGAGCGAGAGGCTGGCCGCCGCAAGCATCTGAACTTCGGCCACACCCTAGGGCACGCGATTGAGCACGTCACGGGCTACGGCGTGCCACACGGCGATGCCGTCGCCATTGGAATGGTGGCGGAGGCGATGCTGGCCGAACGTATAGGCGTTGCGGAGAAGGGCACAGCGGACACCATCGCTACGGTTTGCGATGCAGCAGGCCTTCCGGTGCGGCTCCCGGACGGGCTGGCGGCGGCCGAAGTCGTCACCGCTACGCGCACGGACAAGAAGACGCGCGGTGGCAAGGTTGAGTACGCGCTGCCTGAATCGATCGGCCGTATGTCCGCGTCCGACAAGGGCTTCGCAATTGCCGTCCCTGAACCGGATGTGCTGCGAACGCTCCAACATTTGTGA
- a CDS encoding serine/threonine protein kinase yields MNNPNDLVSESRFRLLRELARGGMATVYEAEQLGAEGFSKRMAVKIIHERFAEHPEWFQLFIDEAKLSANLVHGNIVQIYQLGMSGGRPFIAMELIKGLTLRTLINTHRKMREPLPPDIAAYCASRICRALDFAHHFVDDDGERMIIVHRDVSPGNVMLTWDGHVKLADFGIAKAKTMIDPAESKPLLLGKKHYMAPEQLLGRRVTPSADVFSMGVVLFELFALKTLFREDETMAAIEEVVVSPTPDLMPLLPNVDEPIRRIINDAIAKEPSARPSAAALGISLDRWNSSQGTPGSPERLQAHLAELFPQTYSPRTRRTREIRAGDIPDTRPPRA; encoded by the coding sequence ATGAACAATCCCAACGACCTGGTCTCCGAAAGCCGATTCCGCCTCCTCCGGGAGCTGGCGCGTGGCGGCATGGCCACCGTTTACGAGGCCGAGCAGCTCGGCGCCGAGGGCTTCTCCAAGCGGATGGCCGTCAAGATCATCCACGAGCGCTTCGCCGAGCACCCGGAGTGGTTCCAGCTGTTCATCGACGAGGCCAAGCTCTCGGCCAACCTCGTGCACGGCAACATCGTGCAGATCTATCAGCTCGGGATGTCGGGCGGCCGGCCCTTCATCGCGATGGAGCTGATCAAGGGCCTGACGCTGCGCACGCTGATCAACACGCATCGCAAGATGCGGGAGCCGCTGCCGCCGGACATCGCGGCGTATTGCGCCAGCCGTATCTGTCGCGCCCTCGACTTCGCCCACCACTTCGTGGACGACGACGGCGAGCGGATGATCATCGTGCACCGCGATGTGTCGCCGGGCAACGTGATGCTCACCTGGGACGGCCACGTGAAGCTGGCCGACTTCGGCATCGCCAAGGCCAAGACGATGATCGACCCCGCAGAGAGCAAGCCGCTGCTGCTCGGCAAGAAGCACTACATGGCGCCGGAGCAGCTGCTCGGCCGCCGCGTCACGCCCAGCGCGGACGTGTTCTCGATGGGCGTCGTGCTGTTCGAGCTCTTCGCGCTGAAGACGCTGTTCCGCGAGGACGAGACGATGGCGGCCATCGAGGAGGTTGTCGTCAGCCCGACGCCCGACCTGATGCCGCTGCTGCCGAACGTCGACGAGCCGATCCGTCGCATCATCAACGACGCCATCGCGAAGGAGCCAAGTGCACGTCCGTCGGCCGCGGCGCTGGGCATTTCGTTGGATCGCTGGAATAGCTCGCAGGGCACACCGGGTTCGCCGGAGCGACTGCAGGCGCACCTCGCCGAACTGTTTCCGCAGACCTACTCGCCGCGGACACGTCGCACACGCGAGATCCGCGCCGGCGATATCCCGGACACAAGACCCCCGCGCGCGTAG
- a CDS encoding NAD(P)/FAD-dependent oxidoreductase — translation MQSHDMRDITIIGGGPSGLFALFYAGMRGASAQIVDALPQPGGQLAALYPEKYIFDVAGFPKVLAKDLVAQLMQQAGQFGQPIHCGQNVIALHEQDGHFVLETETDRFPTRSVIIAAGIGAFSPRRLPQACAEPWYGRGIYDTVLEPQKFRGQRVVIIGGGDSAFDWAHQLEGVAAGITLVHRSDRFRAHQATVDAVMQSAALGKTAVHTFHEIADVHEDNGRLVGIELKDIKAKTTKRVDCDVVLPMLGYVSNMGALTSWGLTVEKDEIVVNQLMETGRAGIWAAGDVNTYPGKLKLIATGFAEAATAVNQAVHWVYPEKKVNPGHSSNLAVFGQKDD, via the coding sequence ATGCAATCTCACGACATGCGGGACATCACCATAATCGGCGGGGGCCCGTCGGGCCTGTTCGCCCTCTTCTATGCTGGTATGCGGGGCGCCAGTGCGCAAATCGTCGACGCCCTGCCGCAGCCCGGCGGCCAGCTCGCCGCCCTGTATCCCGAAAAATACATCTTCGACGTGGCCGGCTTCCCCAAGGTCCTGGCCAAGGACCTCGTGGCACAGCTGATGCAGCAGGCAGGGCAGTTCGGACAGCCCATCCACTGCGGACAGAACGTGATCGCACTGCACGAGCAAGACGGCCACTTCGTGCTGGAGACCGAGACCGATCGCTTCCCGACGCGCTCGGTGATCATCGCCGCCGGCATCGGCGCCTTCTCGCCGCGCCGGCTGCCGCAGGCCTGCGCCGAGCCGTGGTACGGGCGCGGCATCTACGACACGGTGCTCGAGCCGCAGAAGTTCCGCGGCCAGCGCGTGGTGATTATCGGCGGCGGCGACTCGGCCTTTGACTGGGCGCACCAGTTGGAGGGCGTGGCGGCCGGTATCACGCTCGTACACCGCAGCGACCGGTTCCGGGCCCACCAGGCCACGGTGGACGCGGTGATGCAGTCCGCGGCGCTGGGCAAGACCGCGGTCCACACCTTCCACGAGATCGCCGACGTGCACGAGGACAACGGGCGCCTCGTGGGCATCGAGCTCAAGGACATCAAGGCGAAGACGACCAAGCGCGTCGACTGCGACGTCGTGCTGCCGATGCTGGGGTACGTGTCCAATATGGGCGCGCTGACCTCGTGGGGGCTGACGGTGGAGAAGGACGAGATCGTGGTGAACCAACTGATGGAGACCGGCCGCGCGGGCATCTGGGCAGCGGGCGACGTGAACACGTATCCGGGCAAACTGAAGCTCATCGCTACCGGTTTCGCCGAGGCGGCGACGGCGGTGAACCAGGCGGTGCACTGGGTCTATCCCGAGAAGAAGGTAAACCCGGGGCACAGCTCCAACCTCGCCGTCTTCGGCCAGAAGGACGACTGA
- a CDS encoding translocation/assembly module TamB: MSRRRLVALVSAVLMLALGASVIGAFVLATQSDRGRELIRRVAEAQLSQLVRGRVRLGTLSGSFLTDLRIDSLRITDADDSLLVSTGPLRLTFDPRDLADGRIILRSAEVDRAFFAARRELGGEWTHEKIFRRNRVRSTIRRRSAFGAVFIVERVVVRDGEFALIMPWAPDSAPNATISRAWRWQEINLELPRARFAYPDSSGVHLTVGDLDVEERDPPFSFRDLAGEVRILGDTVFLDFNRFTLPGSTGDANGRIWWGRPGPVRYAIRVNSDSVSLQDIAWISPAIPTPGRGRMQLDIQSDPNDPSTIDYIIREMDVRAHRSRLVGEMTWGVGPRALALKDVNIEMAPLDAALLERFNQGPLAVPLRGQLRGRVRASGGPLDQFVVQDARASFTDANVPGATAQARASGTLDITDPGLPIFKGLRLDVAQFDLRSAQALDDEFPKLNGNVRGVATLDSIWGDVRFRDADLTHVDGDSPESRLRGDGRLSWDDVSPLRWELEAAALPLAFTALAKSFPAFPLRGEFSGPFRSSGTGDDFTLGGDLLGPAGRVESDLRVASIPQQRVVGRASLTNVDPRLLFQQERVPSGEVNGRFSVDVAGDSLAALQGEGQLQLDRSVIEGVRVFAGTAQLRFDAGRALLDTLYFESSAVDLSGRGALGLHEGVTDSLRIAGRADSLGGLRPWLRRALTDSLSGALRLQLGAAGWLRDFAVDATAVAENAFAMGNSADSLELVGRLRGLPTRPFGTLELSGSGMRIGGIGFADARVDADRDADGITTARLAGRGETGTLVGASGRLRGVGDTLELNLATLSFGTSQRTWQLAAPSRLAFARGGFRLDSLALAAGPSTVALAGALPAEGALDLRLRTVDFPLRDVAELLQLPGDPRGRLWSTATLTGTRAAPDLAADAEWRGGALRGVALDTLRARARAAADAVRLDATLGARARPTLVAEAVLPLALGLDGSGTRFEGEGPISGRLQSDSLGLELLQTITGGTLSARGTMAMDLTLGGTWSHPLAAGALRVINGSLAPAALGNVRWRGVEADIGFFGDSIAVRNVAATSSAGRGGSARLTGHLALADRANPLLDLQLSARSFNAIARPNLAEVDLSGDLRLTGPWRGATLRGSLTADRAIIAIPELASKDVISLEGPDRFAMLDTINSPVTRSAAAAPPDFVDNLTIANVPVRMGSDVWLRSTEANINLGGEVSVTRGRVTRGANAGELQLALLGPLQTQRGTYRLNLGPVQRTFTVEQGEIRFFGDPELNPTLDISALHTVRQYSEQGVRPDVRVRVHLGGTLQQPLLELSSPDSLRVTNADLLSYLVTGGPSVEIGGRNGDISATAARVVVGSLGSVLGGKASGGGICDDAQLSTAGLDAYGGRLRRVGGGILSGTRFNCAKQINDRTFVRLDAGLCQVGQLVTQGGGSDPLSFTDALGLKLDYLLGRGVSASIGVEPPTSALLCSVNANASARGFVPTPRQVGFDLFRTWRF; the protein is encoded by the coding sequence ATGAGCCGCCGCCGCCTCGTGGCCCTCGTCAGCGCGGTGCTGATGCTCGCACTGGGCGCCAGCGTCATCGGCGCCTTCGTGCTGGCCACGCAGAGCGACCGCGGCCGCGAGCTGATCCGCCGAGTCGCGGAGGCGCAGCTCTCGCAGCTCGTGCGTGGCCGCGTGCGGCTTGGCACGCTCTCGGGATCCTTCCTCACCGACCTGCGCATCGACTCGCTGCGCATCACGGATGCGGATGACTCCCTGCTCGTCTCCACCGGCCCGCTGCGGCTCACCTTCGACCCGCGAGACCTCGCCGACGGGCGCATCATCCTGCGCAGCGCCGAGGTGGATCGCGCGTTCTTCGCCGCGCGTCGCGAGCTGGGCGGCGAGTGGACGCACGAGAAGATCTTCCGGCGCAACCGCGTGCGCAGCACCATCCGCCGCCGTTCTGCCTTCGGCGCGGTCTTCATCGTCGAGCGCGTCGTCGTGCGCGACGGCGAGTTCGCGCTGATCATGCCCTGGGCGCCGGACTCCGCGCCGAACGCCACGATCTCGCGCGCCTGGCGCTGGCAGGAGATCAATCTCGAATTGCCGCGGGCGCGCTTCGCGTATCCCGATTCGTCCGGCGTTCACCTCACGGTCGGCGACCTCGACGTGGAGGAGCGCGATCCGCCATTCAGCTTCCGCGACCTCGCCGGCGAGGTGCGTATCCTTGGCGACACCGTCTTCCTCGACTTCAATCGCTTCACGCTGCCGGGTTCCACCGGCGACGCCAACGGCAGGATCTGGTGGGGCCGACCCGGTCCCGTGCGCTATGCCATCCGCGTGAACTCCGATTCCGTGTCGCTGCAGGACATCGCGTGGATCAGCCCGGCGATTCCCACGCCGGGTCGCGGACGCATGCAGTTGGATATCCAGAGCGATCCCAACGATCCCTCGACGATCGACTACATCATCCGCGAGATGGATGTGCGGGCCCATCGCTCGCGGCTCGTTGGCGAGATGACCTGGGGCGTCGGACCGCGAGCGCTCGCGCTCAAGGACGTGAACATCGAGATGGCGCCGCTGGATGCCGCGCTGCTCGAGCGCTTCAACCAAGGGCCGCTCGCCGTGCCGCTGCGTGGTCAGCTGCGCGGACGTGTGCGGGCGAGCGGCGGGCCGCTCGACCAGTTCGTGGTGCAGGACGCGAGGGCCAGCTTCACCGACGCCAACGTCCCCGGCGCCACCGCGCAGGCGAGGGCCTCCGGTACACTCGACATCACGGACCCCGGCCTGCCGATCTTCAAGGGCCTCCGACTCGACGTGGCGCAGTTCGACCTGCGCAGTGCGCAGGCGCTGGACGACGAGTTCCCGAAGCTGAACGGCAACGTTCGCGGCGTGGCCACACTCGACTCCATCTGGGGCGACGTGCGATTCCGTGACGCCGACCTCACCCACGTGGATGGCGACTCTCCTGAGTCACGGTTGCGCGGCGACGGCCGCCTCAGCTGGGATGATGTGTCGCCCCTGCGTTGGGAGCTCGAGGCGGCGGCGCTGCCGCTCGCCTTCACGGCGCTGGCGAAGAGCTTTCCCGCCTTCCCGTTGCGCGGGGAGTTCAGCGGCCCGTTCCGCTCCAGCGGCACGGGCGACGACTTCACTCTCGGCGGCGACCTGCTCGGGCCGGCCGGCCGCGTGGAGTCGGACCTGCGCGTGGCCAGCATTCCGCAGCAGCGCGTGGTCGGCCGAGCGAGCCTGACCAACGTGGATCCGCGGCTGCTGTTCCAGCAGGAGCGCGTGCCGAGCGGCGAGGTGAACGGGCGCTTCTCTGTTGACGTCGCGGGCGACTCGCTCGCCGCGTTGCAGGGTGAGGGGCAGCTCCAGCTCGATCGTTCGGTGATCGAGGGCGTTCGCGTCTTCGCGGGCACGGCGCAACTGCGCTTCGATGCCGGCCGCGCCCTGCTCGACACGCTCTACTTCGAGTCCTCCGCCGTTGACCTCTCGGGCCGCGGTGCACTCGGACTCCACGAAGGCGTCACGGACAGCCTTCGCATCGCTGGGCGCGCCGACTCGCTCGGCGGCCTGCGCCCCTGGCTGCGCCGTGCCCTCACCGACTCACTGTCGGGCGCGCTGCGCCTGCAGCTCGGCGCCGCCGGCTGGCTGCGCGACTTTGCCGTGGATGCGACCGCCGTGGCTGAGAACGCATTTGCGATGGGCAACAGCGCCGACTCGCTCGAACTCGTCGGCCGGCTGCGCGGCCTGCCGACGCGGCCGTTCGGCACGCTCGAGCTGAGCGGCAGCGGCATGCGCATCGGAGGCATCGGCTTCGCCGACGCGCGCGTGGATGCGGACCGCGACGCTGACGGCATCACGACCGCGCGACTCGCGGGGCGCGGTGAGACTGGCACGCTTGTCGGCGCCTCGGGCCGACTGCGCGGTGTGGGCGACACGCTCGAGTTGAACTTGGCCACGCTCAGCTTCGGGACCTCGCAGCGGACCTGGCAGCTGGCGGCGCCGTCTCGCCTGGCCTTTGCGCGCGGCGGGTTCCGTCTGGACTCGCTAGCGCTTGCGGCGGGACCCTCGACAGTCGCGCTCGCCGGCGCGCTACCCGCCGAGGGAGCCTTGGACCTGCGTCTGCGGACCGTGGACTTCCCGCTGCGCGATGTGGCCGAGCTGCTCCAGCTGCCGGGGGATCCGCGCGGGAGGCTGTGGTCCACGGCGACGCTGACCGGAACGCGCGCCGCGCCGGACCTGGCGGCCGACGCGGAGTGGCGCGGCGGCGCGTTGCGCGGCGTGGCCCTCGACACCCTGCGGGCGCGCGCCCGCGCGGCGGCGGATGCCGTTCGCCTCGACGCCACGCTCGGCGCACGGGCGCGGCCCACGCTGGTCGCCGAGGCGGTGCTCCCGCTGGCACTGGGGCTCGACGGTTCAGGCACACGCTTCGAAGGCGAGGGCCCGATCTCCGGCCGCCTGCAGAGTGATTCGCTCGGTCTCGAACTCCTGCAGACGATTACCGGCGGCACGCTGTCGGCCCGCGGCACGATGGCCATGGACCTCACGCTCGGCGGCACCTGGTCGCACCCACTGGCCGCAGGCGCGCTACGCGTCATCAACGGCTCGCTGGCGCCGGCGGCACTCGGCAACGTGCGCTGGCGCGGCGTCGAGGCGGACATCGGATTCTTCGGCGACTCGATCGCCGTGCGCAACGTAGCGGCCACCAGCAGCGCCGGCCGCGGTGGCAGCGCCCGTCTCACGGGCCATCTCGCCCTTGCCGATCGCGCGAATCCGCTGCTCGACCTGCAGCTCAGCGCGCGCTCCTTCAACGCGATAGCGAGGCCCAACCTCGCCGAGGTGGACCTGTCGGGTGACCTTCGCCTCACCGGTCCCTGGCGCGGCGCCACGTTGCGTGGCAGCCTGACCGCCGACCGCGCGATCATCGCCATCCCCGAGTTGGCGAGCAAGGACGTGATCTCGCTCGAGGGTCCGGACCGATTCGCGATGCTGGACACGATCAACAGCCCCGTCACGCGCAGCGCCGCCGCCGCGCCGCCGGACTTCGTCGACAACCTCACGATCGCCAACGTGCCGGTGCGAATGGGCAGCGACGTGTGGCTGCGGTCCACCGAGGCGAACATCAATCTCGGCGGCGAAGTCAGCGTGACGCGCGGTCGAGTCACGCGGGGCGCGAACGCCGGCGAGTTGCAGCTGGCCTTGCTCGGGCCGCTGCAGACTCAGCGCGGGACCTACCGGCTCAACCTCGGTCCGGTGCAGCGCACCTTCACGGTGGAGCAGGGTGAGATCCGTTTCTTCGGCGATCCCGAGCTGAATCCCACGCTGGACATCTCGGCGCTGCACACCGTGCGGCAGTACAGCGAGCAGGGCGTGCGGCCGGACGTTCGCGTACGTGTGCATCTCGGCGGCACGCTGCAGCAGCCGCTGCTAGAACTCTCGTCGCCGGACTCGCTGCGCGTGACGAATGCCGACCTGCTCTCCTACCTCGTGACCGGTGGGCCCAGCGTGGAGATCGGTGGCCGCAACGGCGACATCTCGGCGACGGCGGCGCGTGTGGTGGTGGGCTCGCTCGGCAGCGTGCTCGGCGGCAAGGCCTCGGGCGGCGGCATCTGCGATGATGCGCAACTCTCCACCGCGGGACTCGATGCCTATGGCGGTCGTCTGCGACGCGTGGGTGGTGGCATCCTCTCCGGCACGCGCTTCAACTGCGCCAAGCAGATCAATGACCGCACCTTCGTGCGCCTCGATGCAGGTCTCTGCCAGGTGGGCCAGCTCGTGACGCAAGGCGGGGGCAGTGACCCGCTCTCGTTCACCGACGCCTTGGGACTCAAGTTGGATTACCTACTCGGCCGCGGGGTCTCGGCCTCGATCGGCGTGGAGCCACCGACCAGCGCCCTGCTTTGTTCGGTCAACGCGAATGCCAGCGCCCGCGGGTTCGTGCCGACCCCGCGGCAGGTGGGCTTCGACCTTTTCCGCACCTGGCGTTTCTAG